The candidate division WOR-3 bacterium genome includes a window with the following:
- a CDS encoding glycosyltransferase family 4 protein, which produces EGRVRFLGYVAEETLAALYTLARCCVYPSWYEGFGVPVLEAMACGTPVIASNASSIPEVGGDAALLVTPGDVNELTGALERVLSDDQLRAEMVAKGLARARQFSWQTTAARHVELYRRILEAPR; this is translated from the coding sequence TTGAGGGACGCGTCCGTTTCCTCGGCTACGTAGCCGAGGAAACGCTCGCTGCGCTCTACACTTTGGCCCGTTGCTGCGTGTACCCTTCGTGGTATGAGGGGTTCGGCGTTCCGGTCCTCGAAGCGATGGCCTGCGGCACGCCGGTGATCGCGTCGAACGCTTCGTCAATCCCGGAGGTCGGTGGCGATGCGGCGTTGCTCGTGACGCCGGGCGACGTCAACGAACTGACCGGCGCTCTGGAGCGAGTCCTCAGCGACGACCAGCTTCGAGCCGAAATGGTAGCGAAGGGGCTGGCCCGCGCCCGCCAGTTCTCCTGGCAGACGACCGCGGCCCGGCATGTCGAGCTCTATCGTCGCATCCTCGAGGCCCCGAGATGA